acagacgtgagtgctatgggttgttagtcatttaggcaggttaccttagtgttcttgggcacagggactatggtggtctgcttaaaacatgttggtattacagactcggtcagggagaggtggaaaatgtcaatgaagacatttgccagttggtcagcgtatgcttgcagtacacgtcctggtaatccatctggccctgcaacctggtgaatgttgaactgtttaaaggttttactcacattggctgcggagagagtgatcacacagtcatccggaacagctggtgctcttatgCATGTTTGAGTGTTAtatgcctcgaagcgagcatggaagtagtttagctcgtctggtaggctcgtgtcactgggcagctctcggatGGTCAACAACTACATgaagcatttggttgcagtcattgctgCTAAAGGTGCcaaaccagttattgagtgtatgGGGGCAATATTTTTTCACACCGGtgaattgggtgttgcataactttgttcattaaataaataaaataagcatccaattgttttttggtatttgtaaactcaggttccctttatctaatattagggtttggttgaagatctgctaacattcagtatcaaaaatagagaaaatcagaaagtgggcaaatactttttcaccgcgctgtatatatatttttttttgaatgtaacctttatttaactaggcaagtcagttttaagaacaaattcttatttgcaatgacaacctaccggggaacagtgggttaactgccttgttcacggGCAGAATgccagatttttacattgtcagttcagggatttgatctatcaaccattcggttactggcccaatgctctaaacactagggtacctgccgccccaaaacagCTGAGTTGGCCGGGAATACTGTACATGTTATGATCCCATCTACCCTTATTCTGCATGCTCTGTAGCCTTTCACATTAGCAACTTGAGGAGATTGGGATACATCTAAATAGAGCTTGGGGATTAGAGTGCATGACACCAACTTGATCCCTTATTTGCGAGGGGAGGGGATAGAAGGAGACACCGTCAGAGGTGAGGAGAGTTAATTTTACATTGACTCTGCAGCTTGAATAAGCTGATGCTCTCCAGGACCATTACCAGGCATACAGATCAGAGCTGGGGAAACCTGGGAGAACAGCTAGAGACATATTCCGAGACCGTCAGTGGAAGTCAGAACCTAATAGCTAAATGGAGTTGGATATTTGTATTTCAGAGTTTAAAAGACATTGAGGAGGATTGGAGATCTCCCGCTTGCTCCATAGAAAGGATTTGATGGATTTTACCATGACTTCGGAAGCTGCTGTTTGGGTATCCAAAGGTGCTGAGAGTCATGAAAATGTCTGACATGGGATAAAAGCAGAGCGACAGCTTTCAAACTTGAAGGTGAGATATGCAAAAAGATGTTCTCTCTTCTCAAGCAGGTATTATTGTATAAATCATTGCAAAACACTGACAATAACTTTCTTTCAAAAAAAtgtggtcttttaccaaatagggctattttctgtatacccccctaccttgtcacaacacaactgactgtcTAAaaggcattaagaaggaaagtaattccacaaattaacttttaagaagctgttaattgaaatgcattccaggtgactacctcattaatctggttaagagaatgccaagagtgtgcaaagccgtcatcaaggcaaagggtggctatttgaagaatctcaaatgtaaaatatattttcatttgtttaacacttctttggttactacgtgatcccatatgtgttatttcatagttctgatgtcttagTAGTAAATagtaataaaaaaaattaaaaaacccttgaatgagttggtgttctaaaaattttgaccggtagtgtacttttaaaaaaagtattcatatatacatatattagaAAATTGTTATATCTGTGTCCTTAAGTTTTTAGTAGATAGACCATATCTATCTGTTCAAGAGCAAATAGCCTACTTAATGAAAAAAGCATATGCACAAAAATCTGATTTCTCTCATATgtggtgcacaaatttgtttacatccctgttagtgagcatttatcctttgccaagataatccatccacctgacaggtgtggcatatcaagaagctgattacacAGGTgaaacttgtgctggggacaatagaatgtgcagttttgtcacaaaccACAATGTcaaagatgtctcaagttttgagggagggtGCAATTGTCATGCTGTCTGCAAGactgtctaccagagctgttgcaagagaatcaaatgttaatttctttaccataagccgcttcccatgttgttttagagaatttggcagtaagtccaaccggcctcacaaacgcagaccacatgtaaccacgccagcccagggcctccacatccggcttcttcacctgcaggatcatctgagaccagccacccggacagctgatgaaactgtaggtTTGAACatccgaagaatttctgcacaaactgtcagaaaccatctcagggaagctcgtcGTCCTCAGGGTCTTGACCGACTGCAGTGCgacgtcgtaaccgacttcattGAGCAAATGCTCACTTTCGATGgtcactggcacactggagaagtgtgctcttcacagacgaatatcggtttcaactgtactgggcagatggcagacagaatgtatggcgttgtgtgggcaagcACTTTTCTGATGTcagtgttgtgaacagagtgttcatggtggcggtggggttatgatatgggcagTCATAAgttacggacaacgaacacaattgcattttatcaatggcaatttccATGCACAGAGATattgtgatgagatcctgaggcccattgtcgtgccattcatcagcTGCAATCtactcatgtttcagcatgataatacacggccccatgtcgtaaggatctgtacacaattcctgaaggctgaaaatgtctcagttcttccatggcctgcatactcaccagacgtcacccattgagcatgtttaggatgctctcgatcgacgtgtacgacagcgtgttccagttcccgccaatatccagcaactttgcacaggcattgaagagaagtgggacaacattccacaggccacaatcaacagcctgatcaattatatgcgaaggagatgtgtcatgctgcatgaggcaaatggtggtcacaccagatactgactggttttcagatCCAAGCCactacctttttttaaggtatctgtgaccaacagatgcatatgtgtattcccagtcatgaaatccatagattagagcctcatttattcatttcaattgactgtcttccttatgtgaactgtatctcagtaaaaactttgaaatggttgcgtttatatttttgttcagtgtattttacATGTCATaatcccagaaagagggccagagataattacagacatccgtgataatctgaagtacccaaaagggccactagaAGTCTTTGATATATTATATAAAATCCTTGAATGATAACAATATTCTGGTATTTTACTTCTAAACTTTGGAAAGTTTCAGTAaaataccctccctttgcaactatAGGCCTGACGTACTGTATGTTAAAAGTGTTTGTTAGGTAttaagcctgtgttaaaagaTGCTTACAATTGTTCAAATACAAAAAAAGATTGTGTTAAATTGTGTTTGGGAAATTAGGatagacatgttttttttaaaggttgtAAGATTTAATTCAATACAGAAATGTATAGGTGGTTTAACCCAGGGTAATTTGTGGCAAGCGACCACTTTTTCTGTACAAACTATGCTTACAAAACTGTGATGTTTACATGATTTCTGATTATTTCCAagaatacacaacatcctgaaatatatgtagatactgtacctttgttagaaagaatactatatttcccaTGGCTGAATGATGCTGAATGTTGGAAAAaatgctcaacttaccccactctcctaTATATAATTACATTCATAGTAACTGTCTAGGAAATCCATCATACTATTGACTATTGGGTTCTCAAGATGACTGTATATAATTTATTTCCTGTCCACAGTCCATAACCTGCCATGACCTGAGCAGTAGTAAAGATGCCAGGGGGGGAGTACCAGGTGTCCACCAGGAGGAGGACTCTCCACAGCCGCTATAGCCTGTCAGTCAGCTCATTAGGTCggcaggatgaggaggaggataccCCGCCACCATGCCTCAGCCCTCTGGAGAAGCTCACCACCAAAATGTGTCAGGATGAGCAGACCATCCAGGAGCTGATCGTGGGCCGTAGGATTGGCTTCTACAAGGTCCGAGGTGAGATCGGCTCTGGAACCTTCTCCCACGTCAAAATGGCCTTCCACTCCCTCACCAAAGGCAAGGGCCACATTGCTGACCGTGCAAAATGTAATCAATAATTAATCAGTGCAGCTGGTATCATCATCCATGCAATGATGCTAACAGCATAGCAATTCGTTAGTGTGACTGTGAAACCACCACAGTAAAGCATGTTGAATATGAACTGAGAAAAACACCTGTCTCAAGTGATCCAAcacctctcaccttctctcccccagaCAAGGTGGCCATCAAGGTGCTGGATAAGATGCGGCTGGATGTTCAGGCCCAGAGGCTGCTCTCCAGGGAGATCTCCAGCATGGAGGCCCTGCAGCATGCCAATGTGGTGCGTCTGTACGAGGTGGTGGAGTCACACAGCCGACTCTACCTGGTGCTGGAGTATGCCGGGGGAGGGgacctccacacacacatctgcTCTGATGGCAAGCTGTCAGAAGCCGAGGCCAAGATCACCTTCGCACAAATCCTATCCGCCATCAAACACATGGTCCGTAACATTCAATTGAATACACATCTACTGTAGAATCAGCCATGTGATCCCAGGTCTTATTACAGTCCAATACAGAGATTCTTGATATAAAGATATTATTTTTGTCAATTTCAATCATCAAATTATTTCATACCGTatgtttattgtttttatttGCAGCACGACAAAAACATAATCCACCGGGACCTGAAGGCTGAGAATGTACTGTACACCTGTAATGGCTGTGTGAAGGTGGCTGACTTTGGCTTCAGCACCAGGGTCACCAACTGCAGTGACACCCTGGACACCTTTTGTGGCTCTCCCCCCTATGCCGCGCCTGAACTCTTCAGGGACGAGTGCTATGTGGGGCCGCCAGTGGACGTATGGGCCATGGGCGTCCTGCTCTTCTTCATGGTGACTGGCACCATGCCCTTCCGAGCCGAAACCATGGGCAAGCTGAGGCTCGCTGTTATAGAGGGAGTCTACACCCTCCCACCCTGGCTGCCAGGCCCATGCCAGCGGCTGATTCGGGGCATCCTGAAGCCTGTGCCAGTGGAACGCTATGCGGTGGACCAGATGCTGGGTTGTGACTGGCTGCTCCCTGTGGAATACCCATGGACTGTGGTGCCACCGGTCCCCCTCAACCCTCTGCGCCTGGCGGATGCAGAGCCTGGGGAgctggatgaggaggaggaggagatcagGGCCTCCCTGGAGGAGCTGGGTGTCAACATGGAACACATACGCAACAATGAGGGCAAGGACAGCCGCAGCCCCATCACCGGACTTTACCGCATCCTCTTACACCGTGCCCAGAAAAGGCGTGGCGCTGAGACTGTGCCTGTGGTCGGAGGGTTGGTCCGGGACCCTAAAAGAGAGGGCCTCCGAGCTTACAGAAGTCTGATGCACTCCTCCAGGTTATGTGTCCTTCAGTAAGTGACCAGCCTGGACGTGGGTCCTTGTTAACCTGCTTTAATCCATTGAAAATTCACTCAGGGTCATACAGCTACAAATGTTTTATTGCACTTTGGGATGaaagtgaaaatgtgttttgTGTGAATGTAACACAGGAACCTCTGTAGATTAACAGTTGTggtaacacacagatactgaaACATTGGACTGCTGGTCATGATGTCTCTAACAAAGTAAAATTGTTATTGGTAATCTTTTGTGAAGCTGAAATAGAGATGTAAAAGTGCCTGATGAAATAATGAGTCCCGTCAAAATGAATTTAAGAAGCACCCTTTTTAGTATAGAAGTGATACTTATGGGGGCCTCCCGGGTGATGCAGTGGTGaagggcactgtactgcagcgccagctgtgccaccagagaccctgggttcgcgcccaggctctgtcataaccggccgcgaccgggaggtccctggggcaacgcacaattggcctagcgtcgtccgggttagggaggtttTGGCCGCTacggaaatccttgtctcatcgcgcacaagcgactcctgtggcgggcaaagcgcagtgcgcgctaaccaaggttgccaggtgcatggtgtttcctccgacacattggtgcggctggcttccgggttggatggcgctgtgttaagaagtgcggcttggttgggttgtgtatcggaggacgcatgactttcaaccttcatctctcccgaacccgtacgggagttgtagcgatgagacaagatagtagctactaaacaattggataccacgaaattggggagaaaaaggggtcaaaattccacacacaaaaaaagaagtGATACTTATATACTTTTATTCATAGCACAATAGAGTGCATGAAATATGAAGAATGTGCTGAAAGAGCATTGCTTTTAGACAACTCCTTGGTTGTTTGATGAAACATCGATAGTCTCTGAAATCAGTATGCTTGTTTGTCTTTGTGATTTTTCTTGCCCTTAGAGAAGACTGATTTTGTGCAGGTGATTGTCTCTGTATTATATACGACCACCAACTGGAACTTTTACCATTGTGACTTATTGATGCTCTAAATAAAGCGCAATAAAGACTTAATTGACAGTCATGCAGTTTCTTTTTTAAGCAGGTGGAGGTCAAATATAAACCTCATGAAAGCAAATTTAGGGCTGCTATTCTTTGTATTAAGTGTTTACAAAAGTTTCACCAGTGTCCTGCTAGACACCATGTAAACAATAGCTCACAGCAGCTGGCAGAGCACCAGATGATAGTCAGCCCCCTATTTAAACCCCCAAACCCAATAGTGTGCAACTGCAgccccccacacagacacacacttttgAATGTGGGTCAAAAGGAAAATCTAAGTATATGagtttttttttgcctttagACACTGTCCTTCGCTCCCACCTGCCGAACACCTGCCCTCACCATTGTTAACAGAACTGCAGGAAAGCAGTGCCTGAAAGGCGGGGCAAAGTGCACTGTTGACCGGTGGCCCCACCTCCCGCTAATACAGCAGGTGGGAGGATGGAGCCACACTGGGTGCTAACCAGCTTGCTAGTTAGTGACACTgtgtgctagcttgctagctagcgaACACATGGTGTCGCCCCCACGCCTAATATAAGTATAAAGAGGGGTTGCTGTAGAGGCAGGAATGCCCACATGTAGGAATGCCCCGAATTGTGGGCTGCAGTTGCACCCTTCTCCCCAAACCAGTCTACTTCGGACCCTTAGGCACCCAAAACACCCTCAACTC
The Oncorhynchus gorbuscha isolate QuinsamMale2020 ecotype Even-year linkage group LG20, OgorEven_v1.0, whole genome shotgun sequence DNA segment above includes these coding regions:
- the LOC124007476 gene encoding serine/threonine-protein kinase NIM1-like isoform X2; amino-acid sequence: MPGGEYQVSTRRRTLHSRYSLSVSSLGRQDEEEDTPPPCLSPLEKLTTKMCQDEQTIQELIVGRRIGFYKVRGEIGSGTFSHVKMAFHSLTKDKVAIKVLDKMRLDVQAQRLLSREISSMEALQHANVVRLYEVVESHSRLYLVLEYAGGGDLHTHICSDGKLSEAEAKITFAQILSAIKHMHDKNIIHRDLKAENVLYTCNGCVKVADFGFSTRVTNCSDTLDTFCGSPPYAAPELFRDECYVGPPVDVWAMGVLLFFMVTGTMPFRAETMGKLRLAVIEGVYTLPPWLPGPCQRLIRGILKPVPVERYAVDQMLGCDWLLPVEYPWTVVPPVPLNPLRLADAEPGELDEEEEEIRASLEELGVNMEHIRNNEGKDSRSPITGLYRILLHRAQKRRGAETVPVVGGLVRDPKREGLRAYRSLMHSSRLCVLQ
- the LOC124007476 gene encoding serine/threonine-protein kinase NIM1-like isoform X1, translating into MPGGEYQVSTRRRTLHSRYSLSVSSLGRQDEEEDTPPPCLSPLEKLTTKMCQDEQTIQELIVGRRIGFYKVRGEIGSGTFSHVKMAFHSLTKGKGHIADRAKYKVAIKVLDKMRLDVQAQRLLSREISSMEALQHANVVRLYEVVESHSRLYLVLEYAGGGDLHTHICSDGKLSEAEAKITFAQILSAIKHMHDKNIIHRDLKAENVLYTCNGCVKVADFGFSTRVTNCSDTLDTFCGSPPYAAPELFRDECYVGPPVDVWAMGVLLFFMVTGTMPFRAETMGKLRLAVIEGVYTLPPWLPGPCQRLIRGILKPVPVERYAVDQMLGCDWLLPVEYPWTVVPPVPLNPLRLADAEPGELDEEEEEIRASLEELGVNMEHIRNNEGKDSRSPITGLYRILLHRAQKRRGAETVPVVGGLVRDPKREGLRAYRSLMHSSRLCVLQ
- the LOC124007476 gene encoding serine/threonine-protein kinase NIM1-like isoform X3 — encoded protein: MPGGEYQVSTRRRTLHSRYSLSVSSLGRQDEEEDTPPPCLSPLEKLTTKMCQDEQTIQELIVGRRIGFYKVRDKVAIKVLDKMRLDVQAQRLLSREISSMEALQHANVVRLYEVVESHSRLYLVLEYAGGGDLHTHICSDGKLSEAEAKITFAQILSAIKHMHDKNIIHRDLKAENVLYTCNGCVKVADFGFSTRVTNCSDTLDTFCGSPPYAAPELFRDECYVGPPVDVWAMGVLLFFMVTGTMPFRAETMGKLRLAVIEGVYTLPPWLPGPCQRLIRGILKPVPVERYAVDQMLGCDWLLPVEYPWTVVPPVPLNPLRLADAEPGELDEEEEEIRASLEELGVNMEHIRNNEGKDSRSPITGLYRILLHRAQKRRGAETVPVVGGLVRDPKREGLRAYRSLMHSSRLCVLQ